The Lathyrus oleraceus cultivar Zhongwan6 chromosome 5, CAAS_Psat_ZW6_1.0, whole genome shotgun sequence genome includes the window TGACGTGATAAACACGTCGCTAATTTGCCAAAGGCAAATCACGTCGCAACATTGTGAATTAACTTCCTTCTGCGCTTAAACTTTGCCACGTGATATTCATGACACAACTTTGCCACATGAATATCACGTCACAACATTTGAAAATGGATGGTATGTTGCCACATGAAAATCACGTGGCAAATTACCCACGTGATTTACACTTCACaacttaaaaacaaaattaaaataaaagataaaatatattgttattattaaattatattattaataaaagataaaataattaataaataataaaatatagaataattaataattaagtgaaatatttttaaattaaaattacaCATATGAAAATGTATTATAAAAATAGCAAAGTAATTATTTATacaaaaattaatatttaaaactAAATAAATATTACACATCAAATTCGTCGTCATCTTCATCGTCTTCACTTGTTCTTTGATTTTGATTTCTACTCATGGACTGCATAAATTGTCTCATTTGCTCCTCCATATCGTGTTGTCTTTTTTTCATTTCCTCTAATTCGGCCTTTAACGCCGCCTCACGCTCCGCCGTCTCTCGTCTAGCCTCTGTTAGAGCCAGTTGCCTCACCGTTTCCATCATTTCAGGTGTCAATTGTGTTGGACGGGACGTTCCTTCCCCACTTGCAACTCTATCAAATAAAGTTCTATCTCCGGTTCTGTAGTTGCCAGCCAAAGGACCAACACCAAAAAAACACCCATTACGTCCCTTCCCTCCAGTGACTAAGCTCCAAATATACATATCCACGCGTGGATCAAGCGGATTAGAACCAACAGGTGTATATTGAGGATTTTCAACTAGAAATTGTGTGAGCAATCTTTGATACTCCTCCTACACatacaacaaataaaataattagatACAGTTGTGACATGAAAAGAATCCCACATATATTGTTGCCACATGAAATTCATGCCACAAACATTATTACCACGTGAAATTCACGCCACAAAATTGATAGaattttaacaaaaaaaaataaaatagaaacaACTTACTATAGTTCTTCTCGACCGATCATCAACCAAATCCCCCGATTTTTTTGTACGGGTCTTCACAAACAACTCATTAAGTCGGGGGGGTCTTCCTTGTGCCTTAGTCTgattaatataaataaatttaattaaacacataataaatcaaaatataattttaaacCGTAGTTATAATTTTTACCATCCGTTTTGCATGTTCTCCAATGCTTATACTTCCTGTAGCATTAAGGCAACCCCCCTTTCGGATGCTCTCATGTCTTTTGCTTTTTGAGATTTAGCTTTAAAATTATCGGTAGCCCAATAGGCAAGAAGTTCGTCAAATACTTCCTTGCCTATCCAGTTGGGACGAATATTTCGTTCTTCCCAATCAAGTCTGACACGCCTAAGCATGTCAGAAAGTCGGACAGATGTTCTTCCCCGATAATTTTTTCTAATCATATATTCATCCATTACATTCCACGTACACTTTTCCTACAATGTTGTATGACATTCAAAAAAATTGTTAGATAAGTGTTAGATAATATATTACAATAAAATAActaattaaaataacaacaataaaattTATTTTACCTTAAATTTATCAAACCATTCATCTTTCTCATCCTTGGAAAGTTCTTTGAATGACTTCCAAGCTTTTTTATACATTTGTTGAATCACATGTTTTACACACTGTGCAGCTGGCCTACTCGGAGAGAAACTAAACAACAATTTGAATAAGTGTTAATTATAAACATGGAAACATGGAAACATGtatactaaataaaatttataaattagATACTTACGATTTTCCACATGGCTCAATAAAATATCTGCCATCAATCATCTCATACTCTGTGGGATTTGCAGTTGGTTGCTCTAAAACATGGTCATCCTGCTGCTCCTGGTCATCCTGCTCCTCCTGCTCCTCAGGCACGGGTATATCTGTGGCACGTGGTGGGTGTGGGGTGCGAGATCCCCCATGATGCGTGGATGATGAGGGCATGTGTGTGGTAGGTGGGGTGTGGGACCTCGAAAGCGTGGATGATGATGGTGTGTTTGTGGGATGCTGGGACGACAGAGGTACCTGTGTGGGATCTGGAAAGATCCCAGACTGCATGAAGGGTGGGGGTACCTGTGAGGGATGAGGAAAACTAGATCCCCCAGTCTGATGGTATGATGAAGTCCCAGATGGGCTAATAAAGGATGGGTTCCCAGATGGGCTAATAAATGATGGGTTCCCAGATGGGCTAATAAAGGATGGGTTCCCAAGTTGGGCCATAGGATAACCATGGGATGATAGTAGCGAGAGAAAAGGCTGTGAACCCATGGTCATGGGATCTACCTGAGTCTGTGGGGGAGGATACCCCATAGATGACTACAGTGGCATAAAATGTTGAGAGGTCGTAGACATGGGCTCTACCTGACTCTGTGGGGGAGGACATACGGCCGACTGAGGAGCCTCACATACCCTTATCCTCGGGCGCTGCTGACCCTTACCCTTATCGGTTCGGGGCGGCATTTTATCTACAATCAATAAACACATGTAATACATCCTACATTAAGTAACATTACACAGTACATTAAGTAACAATACATCATACTATCTATTCAAAGTCTTCATCTGTTCTGATACTATCCTCGGATACAAACTCTTCACATTCTTCATCCACATCATTTTCTGTCAACAATGTGGATGCATCAACTTGATGGCCCTCAACCACTGTATCACACAAACTTGTAATTTGTTCAACTTCAATCACATCATTAACTTGAGAAGTTTCATCATCTTGGTAAGCGACATCTTCGACTACTACATCATCGGCTTCGATATGACCCaatggttttgttttgattaCAACACACCATCCTCGTTTACGTGGCTGAGTTGAAGGATAAGGAACATAATAAACTTGCCTAACAATATGTGACATTATAAAAGGGTCATACTCTTTGTACCTTCGATCCATACGAATCTCAACTGTGTTATATTTCTTATCTATTTTTGTGCCTCTAGCAGATATATCATACCAATCACAATAGAACAAGACAACTTTATTTTCGCAGTCCAAGTAATTGTATACCAACTCGTAAATATGTGTTATTGTGCCATAGAAGTCGTCTTCACCACCATCTGTAACTCCTTTCACGAACACACCACTGTTTATGGTTTTTTTCCCTTCTGTCCATGTTTTAGTGTGAAATTTATATCCGTTCACAAAGTAAGTGTGCCATTCATTTGCACTTTGAACAGGGCCTCTAGACAAGTTTCTCAAATGGATTATTTCTTGAGTAGGTGCAACAGCGCATGACAACTGCTCTTTGAACCATGCTGGAAAATAAGCATGTGTGTCACTAGTATTCGGATGTTCACCGGTGCTTTGAAAGTAGGAGGTATTGAATGCCCTACAAAGAATATCAATATAAGTTTGAGTAAAAAGTTTGACATATTTAAACAATAAAGTTAAATAGGTGGGTATACTTACTCAAGATATGGTTTAACTTCAACGCAGTTAATCAAGACATGAACATGTGCTGCTAGCAATTCTTTTTGAGTCAGCCAATGTACATTCTTCTTACCAGATGGACGACCGGGAATACCGAAGACTGATAAGGTAAATTTACTTTTTTCATTAATGTTAAATTCATTCCTTATGATTCTTGGAGTTAACATCAAGTGATTGAAATAATGACTGCAAAAATGTGATGTTTCCCGATGCAAATAATGTGCACATATAGATCCTTCAACTTTAGCTTTATTTTTCACGGATCTCTTCGAATCACCCATGAATCTTTCAAACGGATACATCCACCTATATTGAACAGGGCCTCCAAGATAAGCTTCATATGCAAGATGCACAGGTAGATGTTCCATAGAGTCAAAAAAACCAGGCGGAAACACTTGTTCCAACTTACAGAGAATAACTGGAATATTTTTGTCCAACTTAACGATGTCATCCACTCTTAATTTTGATGCACAGATATCTCTAAAAAATTGACTAATTTCAGTGAGTGGATTAAGCACATGTTTAGGTAGTGAAGAGAACGCAATTGGAAGCAATCGTTCCATGAAAACATGGCAATCATGGCTTTTCATTCCATGCAACTTTCCGGTGCTAGAGTCAGCACACCTTGCTAAATTTGAC containing:
- the LOC127080980 gene encoding uncharacterized protein LOC127080980, encoding MCLIKFIYINQTKAQGRPPRLNELFVKTRTKKSGDLVDDRSRRTIEEYQRLLTQFLVENPQYTPVGSNPLDPRVDMYIWSLVTGGKGRNGCFFGVGPLAGNYRTGDRTLFDRVASGEGTSRPTQLTPEMMETVRQLALTEARRETAEREAALKAELEEMKKRQHDMEEQMRQFMQSMSRNQNQRTSEDDEDDDEFDV